In the genome of Segatella copri, one region contains:
- a CDS encoding TonB-dependent receptor domain-containing protein translates to MKEKVIFTTVLYLSAMTPMMAQNITGKVMNTKGEPLAFANVVLLNRTDSAFVKGAVSGADGSFVIDSSCNGGIIKVTSVGYKTICKDCTGENVGIIKMEEDSKMLGEVVVKSSLPKTILKNGGMTTTVVGSVLEKAGTMEHLLDRIPNVSAQNGSIKVFGRGEPVIYINGRQMRDKSELDRLHSDNIKSVEVITNPGARYAASTKAVIRITTKKIQGEGFGFDATTEGSYDEKKNIGGYGRLNMNYRKNGLELGAYAFGAKQYQPDNKDLQQKTYLDKTWNQKSEIRQVGIIEAMNFRLDASYQLDANNSIGANFGFLRNPKQTWNGDMSSSILQDEELSESSDSHADFFWQKNNLSSNIYYVGKIGKLGIDFNTDWLWSKEYQNDVTKEQYQEVGMNAQSQTVHSLTNKNYHLLASKLVLSYPLLGGELSLGGEYSNTHRTSKYQVVPTNFVSDDDSRITESMTSSFLTYSRDFGNVSMEAGLRYEYIDFNYYEYGKYVPEQSKSYGNWFPSLSVSLPVGNVQMQLSYAADINRPSYQNLRSGIQYDNRYTYETGNPFLVSEISKNLNYELAYKWLTFDMTYSHTSHPIMSTVETYKDNPAIGLMKPVNGNSYNDVEASINLRPSFGIWYPSFTASVDKQWFDMETHDGKSLNKPMASFRFDNTLNTKLGMFTWMMSYITKGHEKNQYLYKPMFCTNVSAYKAFLKDRLSFQLFIYDLFGTNDSHMIAHFGKIKEMVYDGLSTSRVSLTVRYKFNTTRSKYKGTGAGESQKNRM, encoded by the coding sequence ATGAAGGAAAAAGTAATTTTTACCACAGTGTTGTACCTCTCGGCTATGACTCCGATGATGGCGCAGAATATCACCGGCAAGGTGATGAATACCAAGGGAGAACCTTTGGCGTTTGCCAATGTAGTATTATTGAATAGAACAGACTCGGCTTTCGTCAAGGGCGCAGTGAGTGGAGCGGATGGCAGCTTTGTCATCGACTCTTCCTGCAACGGCGGAATCATCAAGGTGACATCCGTAGGCTATAAGACAATCTGCAAGGATTGCACTGGTGAGAATGTGGGCATCATCAAGATGGAAGAAGACAGCAAGATGCTCGGCGAAGTAGTCGTGAAGTCATCACTGCCTAAGACTATTCTGAAGAATGGCGGAATGACGACAACCGTTGTCGGATCCGTACTTGAGAAGGCAGGAACCATGGAACACCTGCTCGACCGCATCCCTAACGTTTCTGCCCAAAATGGCAGCATCAAGGTATTCGGACGTGGTGAGCCTGTTATCTATATCAATGGACGACAGATGAGAGACAAGAGCGAGCTGGACCGTTTGCATTCCGATAACATCAAGTCGGTGGAAGTCATCACTAACCCTGGTGCTCGTTACGCAGCCAGCACCAAGGCGGTCATCCGTATCACAACGAAGAAGATACAAGGCGAGGGCTTCGGATTTGACGCTACAACAGAAGGATCGTACGACGAGAAAAAGAACATTGGAGGATATGGCAGGCTGAATATGAACTATCGCAAAAATGGATTAGAGCTGGGCGCATACGCCTTTGGAGCAAAGCAATACCAACCCGATAACAAAGACTTACAGCAGAAGACTTATCTTGACAAGACGTGGAACCAGAAAAGTGAGATAAGACAAGTAGGTATTATCGAAGCCATGAACTTTCGATTGGATGCCAGCTACCAGTTGGATGCCAATAACTCTATAGGTGCCAACTTTGGTTTTCTAAGAAATCCAAAACAAACATGGAACGGCGATATGAGTTCTTCTATATTGCAAGACGAAGAATTGTCTGAAAGTTCTGATAGTCATGCTGATTTCTTTTGGCAGAAGAATAATCTTTCAAGCAACATTTACTATGTGGGAAAGATTGGCAAACTCGGCATCGACTTCAATACCGACTGGCTATGGTCGAAGGAATACCAGAACGATGTTACCAAAGAGCAATACCAGGAAGTGGGGATGAATGCACAAAGCCAGACGGTTCATAGCTTGACTAACAAGAACTATCATTTGCTCGCTTCCAAGCTGGTTCTTTCTTATCCATTATTAGGTGGTGAATTGTCTTTGGGTGGCGAATATTCTAACACCCATCGTACCTCAAAGTATCAGGTTGTGCCAACCAACTTTGTGTCGGATGATGACAGCCGTATTACAGAAAGCATGACTTCTTCATTCTTGACCTATTCAAGAGATTTCGGAAACGTGAGCATGGAGGCAGGATTGAGATACGAGTACATCGACTTCAATTACTATGAGTATGGCAAGTATGTGCCAGAGCAAAGCAAGTCGTACGGCAATTGGTTCCCATCGCTCAGCGTGTCGCTGCCTGTGGGCAATGTACAGATGCAGCTGAGCTATGCAGCCGACATCAATCGCCCTTCCTATCAAAATTTACGCAGCGGCATACAGTATGACAACCGCTACACGTATGAAACGGGAAATCCATTCTTAGTGTCTGAGATAAGCAAAAATCTCAACTACGAATTGGCTTACAAGTGGTTGACTTTCGACATGACCTACAGTCATACTTCACATCCAATTATGTCAACAGTGGAGACTTATAAGGATAATCCAGCAATAGGCTTGATGAAGCCTGTGAATGGGAATTCGTATAATGACGTAGAGGCATCCATCAACTTGCGCCCTTCGTTTGGCATTTGGTATCCTTCGTTTACCGCATCCGTTGACAAGCAATGGTTTGATATGGAGACGCACGATGGGAAATCGCTCAATAAGCCAATGGCTTCATTCCGTTTTGACAACACCCTCAACACCAAATTAGGAATGTTTACGTGGATGATGTCGTATATCACGAAAGGCCATGAGAAGAACCAGTATCTGTACAAGCCAATGTTTTGCACGAATGTTTCCGCATATAAGGCTTTCTTGAAGGATCGTTTGTCGTTTCAGCTCTTCATCTATGATTTGTTCGGGACAAACGATAGCCATATGATTGCTCATTTTGGCAAAATAAAGGAAATGGTGTATGATGGACTGTCAACAAGCAGAGTGTCGCTTACTGTACGGTATAAGTTCAACACTACAAGAAGCAAGTATAAGGGTACGGGTGCTGGAGAAAGCCAGAAGAACAGAATGTAA